One part of the Candidatus Obscuribacterales bacterium genome encodes these proteins:
- the rbfA gene encoding 30S ribosome-binding factor RbfA has translation MAKNRRVERVAELIRREVSQMLVADIKDERVGMGMVSVTDVDVSGDLQHAKIFVSIYGSDEARTETMEGLRSATGFVRSELGKRVRLRRTPEVLFVEDRGIERGSRVLSLINQLSQNPSLLDDEPAEADPVAVDDADGDDADGGDD, from the coding sequence ATGGCAAAGAATCGTCGCGTAGAGCGCGTAGCAGAGCTGATTCGGCGCGAAGTCAGCCAGATGCTGGTTGCCGATATTAAAGATGAGCGGGTGGGGATGGGCATGGTGAGCGTCACGGATGTGGATGTGTCCGGTGACCTCCAACATGCCAAAATTTTTGTCAGCATTTACGGCAGTGATGAAGCCCGCACGGAAACCATGGAAGGGTTGCGGTCTGCCACGGGATTTGTCCGCAGTGAACTGGGAAAACGGGTGCGCCTCCGCCGCACGCCTGAGGTGCTGTTTGTGGAAGACCGGGGCATTGAGCGAGGCAGTCGGGTGCTGTCGTTGATCAATCAACTCAGCCAAAACCCGTCACTCCTCGACGATGAGCCCGCAGAGGCAGATCCGGTGGCTGTGGATGACGCTGATGGTGACGACGCTGATGGTGGTGATGATTAA
- a CDS encoding DUF751 family protein, translating into MQDFFQNVSRYPRYLITFSLGVLYTFVKPLIPLFERPTTAVALVGLMVASFAFLTFTLRAMLGLNAG; encoded by the coding sequence ATGCAAGACTTTTTTCAAAACGTTTCCCGCTATCCCCGTTATTTAATCACCTTTAGCCTGGGTGTGCTCTATACGTTTGTAAAGCCGTTGATTCCCCTGTTTGAACGTCCCACAACGGCGGTGGCTCTCGTGGGGCTCATGGTCGCTTCCTTCGCATTTCTCACCTTTACTCTGCGGGCAATGCTAGGGTTGAATGCGGGCTAG